Part of the Sulfobacillus acidophilus DSM 10332 genome, ACGATGCGATAGTATTGTCTTGGGAACCTATCATCGTTACACCTCGTCTAAATCGCCAAACTGCAGCGCGTCCAATTCTTCAATCCGAAATGGATTGTCGGTCCATCGAATCTCAAAGCTCCGCATGAGACAGGCGGGGTTTTCGTGGACTTTCACGACTTTACCGATTCGTTTTCTTTCCGGATCTCGCGGGTCGGCCACCCAATCGCCCTCCGAAATCGCCATGACCGCCACCTCCCATGAATTCGATAAACCGCACCACGTGGCCGCTAAATCGAAAGTAGTCCGCCAACGGCACGATGTCTTCGTCATTCATGCCTCGTTTGATCACCACGTTACCCTTAACCGGGGTCAAGCCGGCGGATGTCGCCGCTTGAATTGCCGCCAGAACCCGCTCCACCGGAAAATTTACTCCGTTAATGCGGCCGAAACGCCGAGAATCCAGAGAATCCAAACTCACGGTCACGCGGGTTAATCCCGCCGCCTTAAGCCGTAGGGCTTTGGCCATATTCAAGGTCGCGCCGTTGGTTGTCAGGGCGATCTCCTCAATCCCCTCAATCCGGGCCAGGTCGCCCACCAAGTCCTCCAGGTCCGGCCGCAACCACGGCTCACCCCCGGTGAGCCGAATTTTTCGTACCCCCAGTCGGACAAAAATCTGCGCCAAGCGAACGATTTCCTTGCCCGTCAGTAAGGCCTCATCCGGCAGAAAATGGGCGGCCGTACCGAAAACTTCCCGAAGCATGCAATAGACACATCGAAAATTGCACCGATCCGTCAGAGAGATTCGCAGATCCCGCAACGGCCGTCCCAACTAATCGATTACCGCCTGCATTTTAGAAGGCTCCCGGCTTAAAAGCCCAAATCAAATCAAACACCCGTTCAACCACCGGCGGCGGGGAGACATCTTCCCGCAAACCTCGACTAGCCGGTCCACCGATACTTTGAATGAGGGCCCGCATCGCCTCCGGGCTGTCCAACCGGATCTCGTCGCGGTAAACCGCCGTAGCGCCAATCTGAAATCCCGTCCGTAAAAGCGCATCGTGAATCCGCTTTTGACCGCGTTGGAAAAAGTCGCCCGGGCCGTTTAATTGGCGCATAATCATCCGCACGAAGGGATTTCCGTCGGCACTCACCGCATAGGCAAAGGTGCCGCCGGGTTTCAGGGCGCGAAAGATCTGGTGCAACAACGGGTCGATGTCTTCCACCAGGTGCAACACCAATAAGGCGGTAACCCCGTCCAACATGGCCGTTGGCCACGGCAGGCGCAAAACGTCCCGTTCTATGTACCAGGCGGCAAACGAAGGATCCTGACGTTCCCACGCGTGCTGGATCATCCGCCGCGCCTGATCTACGCCGAACACCCATAGGGGTTCCTGAGCGGTCTCCCGTATGGCTTCAACCATCGCGCCCGTTCCGGTTCCCACATCCACCCAAATTTGTCCGCCCCGGAGCGTCAATCCTTGGGCCAGCGCTTTCCCGACGGCGCGATTACGCTCTTCCATCATGGCATGATATCCTTGCACACGCTCCCCGAAGCCTAGCGGATCCTTTCCGGGTTCCAGCAGCACATAGGTACAATCTTCCAGGCATTCGAGCCGTGCCGACGAATCCAGCGGGTAGACTTCCGGGGCCCGAATCACCTCCACCCCCCTGGGCCCGGGGATCCATCCGATGCGCCCGGCCCTCGGTAAGCCAAAGCCAAAGCGGCGACGTCGCCGGGATGTCGAGGGTTGACCCCTTCGCCACCCGGCCGGTTTTAACGACCGTCGTCCCCGCCAGCCGTTCCAACGATAGGGGCTTCATGATCTGGTCCCTCCTCTTCGGTTGCTTGTGCCCATTGCGTGAGCCGTTGAATGACGCCACGAGTTAATCGGCTCGGCGTTGATGAGCCCGCCGTGATCGCAATCCGGCGAAATCGGCTCCAGTCGTACTGCGTCAAGTCATGGGCGGAGTCCACGCGAAATGCCGGGATACCGCCTTGGCGCGACGCGACCTCCACAAGCTTTTTGGTATTATTGCTGCGCTCGTCGCCGACAACGACCACTGCGTCGACCCGGCGACTGACGTCATATACTGCACGCTGCCGTAACTGGGTAGCCGGGCAAATTTCGTTAAACACGATAACCGACGAATACCGGGCACGAATGGCATCAACCACATCTTGGGTATCCCATTGACTCAGAGTCGTTTGGGTCACCCACTATCGGTGTTTACGCTTACGAAGGCCAATGTGCGCGCAATCCGGCGGGGGCAACGAGCGTCCGTCTTCCCGACTCCAAGTGCCAAGGGCCAATCGGGGAACCATAGATCGTGCCAAAACGCACCTTCAGCACAATTAGGTTCCCGCGCCACCAACGACACAGGCCGCCGTTTACACAAATCCAAAATAGCGTTTGGCATCGTCCAACATCATCGACGGATCCCAGGGCGGCGACCAGACCACATTGACGTTCGCCTCTTTGACACCGTCCAGAGCCATCAGCCGCTCGTAAGTGCCCTCTTTAATGTAGTTTGTCGCGGGACACCCCGGTGTCGTCATGGTCATCACCAAATCGATGACCCCGTCGTCCTTGATGTCAATACCGTAGATCAGTCCCAAATCGACGATATTGTACCCCAATTCGGGATCAATCACGTCTTTAAGCGCTTCGCGGATCACATCTTCTGTCAGCTGGCTCATCTTTTTGAACCTCCCCCATTCTTAACCGCCGGGACGGCCGGCGAACCCTCGGCCATGCCCAAATCCGGTTCCTGACCGTGCCGAACGTGCCATAAAGCCCGTGCAATATCTAATGTGGCAAGCAAGGTCCCCAGCATGCCGACTTGAAAGAGCCATTCGCGTCTTAGCGCCAAGCCGACCGCCGCGACCACCACCGCCACAAAGTAAACGACGTAAGCCGGCTCATCCCGCGATTCCCGGACTAAATCCTGCACCCGGGGGGTTCGTTGCCGCCCCATTTTCTTGCCGTACCGCTCGATCCACGTGAGAAACGGCAAAATTTTATATAACTGGGTCAGCCCCAGCCCCCCGAGCCACCCGTAGAGCCATAACAAGACCATCGCGGCGGCCCATTGGTGCCATTGGTGCAAGATGCCCACGATAGCGGTCAGAATCAGGGCGATCCCCAACGTGGCCAATGCCCACCGGGCGTTTCGCGCGTTCAATTCCATTTGTCGGCGCTTGCGGTCACGGTACAGCCGGACCATATCCACCAAAAACATCGCCAATCCAAGCCATCCGAGCGTCCAACCGAGCTGATTAAGCCAGGACCAGGGACCCCATTGCGCAATCCAGGCCAGAAGCACGCCGAATCCTGTGAGCCCTAAGACCGCCCAGCCCCAAAATCCTCGATGTTCCGGCGCCAGGGTGAACATCGCCAAGAGTTTGTAAGACACTCCCAACGCCGTCAGCGTAAGCCAACCCACAATGCCGCCGATCACATGCGCGACCAACCCTTGACCGAAAACCGCCGGTCCCACCACCGGCCCTAACGCGCCGGGACTTTGGAAACCGATGGCGAACGTGAGGCCGAGCGATACGGTCAACAAGAGGAAAAAAAGCCCGCCGGCAATGAGCCATTCGTGAAAGGCCCAAGGCCAGGCCCGTCCCAACGTCATGCCCAAATTAACCAGGGCCAGGATTACCCCCAGCACAATCAAGGTGCCGCCGGTCGGCAAGGTCCACATTGTACCGAAGAGCACGCCGCTTGGAAGGGACAAAAATCCGACCAGCAAGAAGGCAAGCCCTCCCAAAATCAAGGCCAATGTCCATCCGGTCAGCGCTTGGCTTGCCAACTCCTGAGTGGTTAGCACCGGCACGAATTGTTGTAAGGCCCCTAACATGAGGATTGTCATCCACCCGATCGTCGTCAGGTGAACGGCCACCAGCACCCAACCGGTCGCCAGGCCGGCCAAGGGATCGGAAATGCCCGTCACCCATAACAACTCCGCCAGCACCAACGATCCCAAGGCGGCAATAAAATAAGGTACGCTCCAACGGGAGACTTTCACGCCGTACAATGCCATCACCTTCTTTAACGTGACTTGAGTATGGCGCTTTCAGGGCGAAAACATCGTGATCCAGATCACGGCCGGCGAAATTCCGTGGGGGTCAAGGTGCCCGTCCCTCGCAAAAAGAGCGGAACAAAAGATTTTAATGCCTAAACGTCCAAGTTCTCGCCGCCTGGTCGCGACATTCCTCCTCTAGGCGGTCCCATCGGTGAGGCATGCTAACCAAACGCGTGCAAGGTACCCTTAGGGCATCCTGCACGCGACCGAACGGCGTTTCCGTATCTGAAGTTAGGCGCGATATTGGTTCCGGGCGCGATATTGCATGGGGGCTCGCCGCGGATAGGCCACGGGTACACTCCAAATATGCACGAGACGCGTAAACGGCGAAACGGCAAAGAGCAAAAACGCCAATTCAATGTGAATCTGGAACAACAGCGGTACATGCGCCATCAATGCCACTCGGGGGTGAAGCGTCAAGAGACCACGCACCCAAGGTCCGACGGTATGGCGATATCCGTACGGCCCATAATCATTGTCGTGAATACCGATGGCCGCATCTTCCGGACTCATCCACCCTCAGGAGATAACCATAATCAGCCAATTTATAAGAGGGGGACACGGAGAGCCGGAAAGAACGGCCCCTTGGAGCGAGGTAAAGCCTCTTCCTCTGTTGCCGATTGCCGGCCCAGATATGCCCCCTACTGTAGGCGGTTAAGCATCAAACTATTTTGGCGGTTTTTGACGCGTTACCGTCCGGTCATTCGGCCCTTCTGATCAATGACCACGATCCCAAACCTCTTTTATACCAATTAGAGGCCGAGCAGCCCGGCGTATTTTCGGTCGAATATCAAGAACGTGGGCCGGAACGATTTGCCATTTTGCTCACGCGGAATTAGAATCGAGCTTCCCCTCTTGGCGCCTTCGGGCGCTTTTTGCTTATCCGGATGTCGATAAAGGACGCGGCTTTAGCTTACGCACAAGGGCCACCAAAATAGCGACCGTCAGGATGATCACGCCGAGTCCCAAGACGGCTACGCCTGTCCGGGCGACGTCAACGGCAGAAATCGTCCACCCGACGACCCACAAAGTGACCCCGGGAATGGTCGACGCGGCCACGACAAATGACCAGCGAGGCGGAAAAATGTCGGTCAGGCGTGGCATCTTGCCTTGCCCATGGACGTGGGAATAGCGATGAAGCCACAACAAAAAGGCGATGATTTTCTGCACGAAACCTAAAAAAGAGAGACCGACCCACCCCACGACATAGGCGACCAATATCGCACGCCACCACTGAACCACGTTTAGCCACGTCATGAGGCCTCCGATCCAGGCAAAACCGGCAAAAAGCCCACCGACTGCCGGTAACCATAAGGCCGGTTCATGGCGAAAAAGACGGTTAGCCCGGACCAGTCCCAAGATATCCCAGGCCCAAGTTCCCCAAGCCCCCATTGCCAATAGCCAGGCGCCGATAAAGCCTGCCCGCCACCCCATAAAGCCGCTGACGATGCCGGTGATCACGGCACTTTGTTGTAAACCATACGTCCATTGCCACCACTGCGGTTGTTTGCGCGACGGCAAAAACATCAGCCATAAGCGATAGCTCACACCCATCAACAAAAATCCCAGCCAGCCGCCGAGTCCCACGCTAAAGTGCACCCAAAGCGGTTTAAGAGGCGTCACGGGAAGGCCAAGATATCCCCACGCAAGCCAGCTACCCATGCATGCCGTCAAAACCAAATAGGCGACCGCCGTCGCGATAAACAGAAGCGGTATGGTCCAGATCTTTTGTCTCACCAGACGGCTTGCGATAAGAACGGCAAAGCCTAAGATCGACAATAAAAGCAAACTTCCCCCGGCGGCAAGCCAGAGCGGCCGAGCACGCACCAATCCCCCAATAAACCCGGCTAATCCGGCAAGATACCCTATCCCCTGGGGCCATATCCACCGGGGCGATATCGGCGGCTGATTCGTCAGCACCGGCGTCAATTGATATAAGGCGCCCATCATGACCAAGGTTAAAAAGCCCAAGGTGAACCCGTGTACCAATGCGACGACGGGCCAGGACGAAGGGGGAAGCTCGACTATCGTCGAGCCCGACGTGAACACCACGGCGAGCCCTATTGCCAGCAGGCCAAGGCCGGTGAGAAAAAACACAACGGGAACGACCAATCGGGCGGTCCGGTCGGTATGGATCTGTCCTACCCGCATAGGCTGGCCTCCCTCTTCCATAAGGGTCTACAGATCTTTTAACGCCCCCACCAACGCTAACGCCAGCGCGGACGCGGCCAACCGATGGCGGCTCTGGCGGGGAAAAATGCGATAATCGCCGGGTCCTAACCGGACGATTGCGCCCTCCACTTCGGTTTCGATCTGCCTTCTACGACCCATATCCACTCGGTCCGATCGGGATGGGTATGTGCGGGAAAAGATGCGCCGGCCTCAAACTTCATCAGCTTAACCGCCCCTCCCGATCGCTCGACGAGAATCTTTTGCGATGTCCCAAATTTGCCTGGCTCAAACGGTCCCCATCGGTCGTCTGTCGCCATATTCATCCCCCTCCGAATCTTATCTCTATCCCCAACCGTAGGGAACCGCCCCGTCCCGTACTGTGATCCTCATCACACTAAAGGGCCCGCCCGTTTTACTCCCCTTGGCATCCCGAAAATGGTGACCGGGATCACGATAGGGGCCCGGCTCGAGCGAGATACTTATTCTACGATGACGGCATTTTTGGTAAGGAGGTCCTTTATGACAACATCCGCTCCCTGGATTCGGGCCTGCCGGGTGGACGATATTGACCCGGCCATCCCCTACTTTGTCGAAATCAATAACCAGCCCCTGGCCTTATACCGAGTGGGAGACGATGTCTTCGCCACCGACGACACCTGTTCTCACCAGGAGGCGTCGTTATCCGAGGGCAGCTACGCCGGATATATCGTCACGTGTCCGCGACATGGCGGCCAGTTTGACATCCGCACCGGTCAGGCGGTCAAAATGCCGGCCGTGAGTCCGATTACGGTGTTCCCGGTTAAAGTCGTCGATGGCGATGTCTACGTCGCCGTCGATAAATCGGGGCCTCTAGACTAAGTAGCCCCCCGACACCACACGGACATCGGAAAGTGAACATCAAAGCAAGGCCATAGACACCGATATTGCCAACACCAGTTTACGAAAATGGAGGGGAGATTGATGGACCTCATTGCTCGCTTGACCGAAGAACATCAGGACTACGTCATAAAGCTTTCGACCTTGGCCGAAACCATTGAGGGGATCCGGATTAATGGTCGCGGCGATTATTTCATCGAGACTCTAGATGGATTGTTGGTGCCTTTAACCAGCCAGTTAGACGACCATGCCCGTCGGGAAGAGGATTTTCTTTTTCCCCGCATCTTAGAGAGGGCCCCTGACAGTCCCATACCGGTCATGTTAGAGGACCATGAGGCCATTCGCGAAGCGAGTCAAGGGTTCGCCAGGGGGTATCTCTTGTGGCGGGACGGCGATGACGACGCCTTTAACCGGTGGGTGACATTTGCCGAAACCCTAAGGGGCACTTTTTCGGCGCACATGCAAAAAGAAAATCTGATTTTGTTCCCGCTGGCCCGACGTGTACTGAGTGCCGATGAAATCGCCCGCTTGGTCCCGGACGAGTCGCGGTGAGTACTATGCATATTCTCTTGCGCCATCGGGACATTCCCGACCTCTATCGTCTCCCCGTTTACCAAGCCCACCGGGGATACGAAGGCTTACGCCAAGCACACCAGATGGCTCCGGCCACCGTCCGCGATGTGGTGACCCGCTCAGGTCTTCGCGGTCGCGGCGGAGCGGGATTCCCTACCGGTCGTAAATGGAGCTTTCTGGATTACCAGGCCCCGGTGCGCTATTTCGTGGTGAATATCGACGAGGCCGAACCCGGAACATTTAAAGATCGGGAATTAGCGGAGCATAATCCGCACCAAATCATCGAAGGCGCCTTGATTGGCGCGTATGCCATAGAAGCGCCGGCGGCTTTCATTTTTGTGCGCGGCGAACTCCTGACGGCCTATGAAGTCTTGGTCCGTGCCCGTGACGAGGCCCGGTCCGCCGGCCTCATCGGCCCCTCTACGGCCGAAGTGTACATTTATCGAAGCGCCGGCGCCTACATCTGTGGCGAAGAGACGGCCCTTTTGGAATCGCTCGAAGGCAAACGCGGCCATCCCCGCATTAAGCCGCCGTTTCCGGCTCAATCCGGGCTTTATAACCAGCCCACGGTGGTAAACAATGCCGAAACCGTCGCCAACTTGCCGCCCATTCTATCCAATGGGGCCGACTGGTACCGTCAATGGGGGACGGAAGCATCTCCCGGGATCAAAATCTTTTCCTTGAGTGGGCGGGTCATGCGACCGGGTAATTACGAGCTGCCGCTTTCCACTCCCTTACGGACCTTAATTGAAGACTACGGAGGAGGAGTTGGCCCAGGACGTCATGTCAAGGCGGTCATTCCCGGCGGAAGCTCGGTTCCGTTACTGCCGGCCGAGCAACTGGATGTTTTACTGGACTACGAATCGTTACAAGAAGCCGGTTCGATGCTGGGATCAGGCGGTGTCGTCGTGCTCGATGATCAGGTCTGTATCGTGCGCGCCGCCGCACGCCTGATGAAATTTTACCGCACCGAATCATGCGGCAAATGCACCCCGTGTCGCGAAGGCACCTATTGGATGGCGGATATTCTCGATCGCATCGAACGAGGTGAAGGAACCTCTCGCGATTTCGACCTGTTGCCCGACATTGCCGACAATGTCGGCGGAAAGTGCCTGTGTCCATTGGGCGATGCGTCGCTACCGTTCATGCTCAGTGCCATGAGACATTTCCGAGAGGAATTCGTCGCTCACATTGACCGCCATCGTTGTCCCCTGGCCGGCTAAAAATCTAGGCCTTCTCCCGATTACCCGTCTTGACCCGGTGTCCACCACTGCCACCAGACGGAGCGCCGAGATTTTTGAGACTTCACCTGATAAAGGGCGATGTCGGCATGGCGTAGAAGACCGTCCGGATCACCGGCATCGTCGGGGTACCGTGTCAACCCGATGCTGAGCCCCATTTGGCGGACGCTTCCGTCGGGAAATTTTACCGCCTCAAAGGCTTTTTGTATCGCGGCCCACCGCGTGTCGACGGCGGACTCGTCACCGGCATCGGTGACCACGACGACAAATTCATCGCCCCCTAACCGGGCCGCCAAATTATCCGGTCCGACCGCTTGGCGCAGGCGATCGGCCACCTGTCGCAGCAACTGGTCTCCTGCCTCATGGCCCCAGGTGTCATTCACGTGTTTAAAATCGTCCAAGTCCAAAACGCCGACCACCACCCGGCTCGCTTTCGCGTCCGCTTCACGAAGGGCTTGGTCCAGATATTCGGCTAATCCCAGTCGATTAGCCAATCCGGTCAACGGGTCATGCCGCGCTAGAAAAAATTGCCGTTGATGTTCTTCGTTTAAGCGAGCTTTCAGATCCTGCTCGTCCAATCCTAACCCGATCAGACGGGCAATCTGCGCCACTAAATTCAACACCTGATGATCAAAAATGTCGGGCGTGGTACTGACAACCGCCAATGTCGCCCATTGTTGGCGATTGCGGAGAATAGGCACCGCCGCTCCCGCAGCCCAGGCTTTTTTCTTGAGGAAATCCTCCCAGGGAGCCATTTCCGGCGCATGCCGATGATCATTATGAAAGTGAATGCGTCCGGTTCGCCAGGCTTGGACTACCAAGGGGCCGGGATTTTGATCCAACGACAAGCGAAATTGCTTAAGTTCTTGGGACCCGGGTCCGGCCGCCGCCAACACCCGAAAGATCCCGGCCGGGTCCGGCCGACCAATCCACGCCACCTGGAAAATCCCGCTATGCGCCAATTGCCGACAGACACGAGTCAATAACTGCCGCTCGTTCGACGCCCGAATCAAGACATTGCTCGTCGCGGCCAACGCCCGGTATAACCCTTGGGTCCGAGTCAAGCGTGCGACCGTCACCGCCAGTTCACTTTGGGCCTGACTTAGGCTGTCCGTCAGGTGAATCCGGTCCAACACGCGCCCTAAGTCCTCGGCGATGACCCGAAGGAGGCTCACTTGCTCCGCCGTAAAGGGATTCGACTCGCGATGATAAAGCCAGAAGTAGGCATCCAGCCGATTGCGATGCCAAATCGGCAAAGCCGCTGCCGAGCGCACGGAATGCCCGGGGAAACAATCCTCGAGCGGCTGAAACCGGGAGTCAGCCATCCATTCGGGAAAAAGCCGAAGGGTCTGGTCAGAATCCGGGAGCGGCGGGGTCTTTTGCCAAAGACAAGGCCCGGCACTCCGCTCCCCTGCCTCCGCCAAGCACGTCCATCCACCGGTCGGTTCCAGGCGGCCAATCCAGGCATAGTGCATCCCGAGCGTATCGACCACCCGTTGACAGGCTTTGGCGTAAAGTGCTTCTCGCGTTGTGACCGCCGCCTCCGCCAGCGCCGTTCCCTCCCCTCTAATAGGCTCCCTGGCGTTTAAATACCGCCCGTACCGTTAGCCATAAAATCTTCAAGTCGAGTCCCAATGACCATTCCTGACAATACTGCAAATCGTAGCGTAAGGATTCCTGAGTCGTCAGATCACCGCGCCCCATCACCTGGGCCAATCCGGTCAAGCCCGGAAGGCATCGATGGCGACGATGGGCTTCGGGGGGGTAGAGTAACACGATTTCCGGGATTTCCGGCCGCGGCCCGACTAAAGACATCTCTCCCTTTAATACATTGACTAATTGGGGCAACTCATCCAGTGACGTATTGCGCAAAAACCGACCAAACGGTGTAATCCGGGCGTCGTGATCATCTTGAAACCGATAATGTTCCAGGGCCTCGGTGGTTTGGGGAGCCACCCACAACTTTTCCGCCCCCTCGACCATGGTGCGGAATTTATAGAGCACAAACGGGCGACCATAGCGACCAATCCGAGTCTGGCGAAAGATCACCGACCCGGGCGATTCCCGACGGATGCGCCAACTAATCCACCCCATAAGCGGTAACGTCACCACAAACAACACCAGGGCCACCACCATGTCGAAAGCCCGTTTGACCAGGAAATCCGGTTTGTCCACTATCTCACCCGACGCGCCAAGACCCGTTGAACCGCCTCAATCACATCATTGACATCGTCATCGGTCATCGACGGATAGAGAGGTAAAGAGATTTCGGCCGCAAAGAATCGATCGGCTTCGGGATAATCGCCGACTTTCCATCCAAACCGTCGTTGATAATAGGTGTGATGGTGCACCGGAATAAAGTGCACGGAGGTGCCGATGTTTTCTTGCCGTAAGTCTTCAATTACGGTCGCCCGGTCACAGGTTAATTCATTTAATTGCAGCCGCAAAGGATAAAGATGCCATGCATGCCCGTAATCGGGCCGTTCCACCGGTAACACCACCGGTAACCCGGCGAATGCCGTTTGATAACGTTCGGCAATTTGGGCCCGGCGGGCCTGCATTGCGGGCAATTTCTTCAATTGCACCAGCCCCAGCGCCGCTTGGAGGTCCGTCATATTGTATTTGTAGCCTAAAACTCCCACATCATAGCCCCAATGCCCTTGTTGGGTGTATCGATTCCAAGCGTTTTTGGACATCCCGTGTAACGCCAATACGCGAATATGCTCGGCCAGGGAGGCGTCGGGCACCGCTAGCGCCCCGCCTTCCCCCGTCGCTAAATTTTTGGTCGCATAAAAAGAAAACGCCGTCAAGTTCCCCCACTGGCCAACCAACCGTCCGTGGACCGTGCTCGCGAGTCCGTGAGCCGCGTCCTCAATCACGGTTAATCCGAACCGATCCCGGATCTGATTAATCGCGGGCATATTCACGGCATGCCCGCCATAATGCACCGGCAACACCGCCCGAGTCCGGGACGTCATCGCCCGTGACACCAACTCCGGATTCAGATTACCGGTATCCGGTTCTATATCAACCAGTACCGGCCGTGCCCCGGCGTATAAAATCGCATTGACCGACGCCACAAACGTATAAGGCGTCGTAATCACGTCATCGCCGGGGCCGATGCCCGCCGCCACCAACGCTAAATGAAGGGCCGCGGT contains:
- a CDS encoding Radical SAM domain protein (PFAM: Radical SAM superfamily~COGs: COG2896 Molybdenum cofactor biosynthesis protein~InterPro IPR006638:IPR007197~KEGG: nhl:Nhal_1436 molybdenum cofactor biosynthesis protein A~PFAM: Radical SAM~SMART: Elongator protein 3/MiaB/NifB~SPTR: Molybdenum cofactor biosynthesis protein A), with product MGRPLRDLRISLTDRCNFRCVYCMLREVFGTAAHFLPDEALLTGKEIVRLAQIFVRLGVRKIRLTGGEPWLRPDLEDLVGDLARIEGIEEIALTTNGATLNMAKALRLKAAGLTRVTVSLDSLDSRRFGRINGVNFPVERVLAAIQAATSAGLTPVKGNVVIKRGMNDEDIVPLADYFRFSGHVVRFIEFMGGGGHGDFGGRLGGRPARSGKKTNR
- a CDS encoding Methyltransferase type 11 (PFAM: Methyltransferase domain~COGs: COG2226 Methylase involved in ubiquinone/menaquinone biosynthesis~InterPro IPR013216~KEGG: acp:A2cp1_1519 methyltransferase type 11~PFAM: Methyltransferase type 11~SPTR: Methyltransferase type 11), translating into MIRAPEVYPLDSSARLECLEDCTYVLLEPGKDPLGFGERVQGYHAMMEERNRAVGKALAQGLTLRGGQIWVDVGTGTGAMVEAIRETAQEPLWVFGVDQARRMIQHAWERQDPSFAAWYIERDVLRLPWPTAMLDGVTALLVLHLVEDIDPLLHQIFRALKPGGTFAYAVSADGNPFVRMIMRQLNGPGDFFQRGQKRIHDALLRTGFQIGATAVYRDEIRLDSPEAMRALIQSIGGPASRGLREDVSPPPVVERVFDLIWAFKPGAF
- a CDS encoding protein of unknown function DUF59 (PFAM: Domain of unknown function DUF59~COGs: COG2151 metal-sulfur cluster biosynthetic protein~InterPro IPR002744~KEGG: tmr:Tmar_1495 hypothetical protein~PFAM: Protein of unknown function DUF59~SPTR: Putative uncharacterized protein) — translated: MSQLTEDVIREALKDVIDPELGYNIVDLGLIYGIDIKDDGVIDLVMTMTTPGCPATNYIKEGTYERLMALDGVKEANVNVVWSPPWDPSMMLDDAKRYFGFV
- a CDS encoding hypothetical protein (KEGG: tmr:Tmar_1494 hypothetical protein~SPTR: Putative uncharacterized protein), which translates into the protein MYGVKVSRWSVPYFIAALGSLVLAELLWVTGISDPLAGLATGWVLVAVHLTTIGWMTILMLGALQQFVPVLTTQELASQALTGWTLALILGGLAFLLVGFLSLPSGVLFGTMWTLPTGGTLIVLGVILALVNLGMTLGRAWPWAFHEWLIAGGLFFLLLTVSLGLTFAIGFQSPGALGPVVGPAVFGQGLVAHVIGGIVGWLTLTALGVSYKLLAMFTLAPEHRGFWGWAVLGLTGFGVLLAWIAQWGPWSWLNQLGWTLGWLGLAMFLVDMVRLYRDRKRRQMELNARNARWALATLGIALILTAIVGILHQWHQWAAAMVLLWLYGWLGGLGLTQLYKILPFLTWIERYGKKMGRQRTPRVQDLVRESRDEPAYVVYFVAVVVAAVGLALRREWLFQVGMLGTLLATLDIARALWHVRHGQEPDLGMAEGSPAVPAVKNGGGSKR
- a CDS encoding hypothetical protein (KEGG: sth:STH2945 hypothetical protein~SPTR: Putative uncharacterized protein), which codes for MRVGQIHTDRTARLVVPVVFFLTGLGLLAIGLAVVFTSGSTIVELPPSSWPVVALVHGFTLGFLTLVMMGALYQLTPVLTNQPPISPRWIWPQGIGYLAGLAGFIGGLVRARPLWLAAGGSLLLLSILGFAVLIASRLVRQKIWTIPLLFIATAVAYLVLTACMGSWLAWGYLGLPVTPLKPLWVHFSVGLGGWLGFLLMGVSYRLWLMFLPSRKQPQWWQWTYGLQQSAVITGIVSGFMGWRAGFIGAWLLAMGAWGTWAWDILGLVRANRLFRHEPALWLPAVGGLFAGFAWIGGLMTWLNVVQWWRAILVAYVVGWVGLSFLGFVQKIIAFLLWLHRYSHVHGQGKMPRLTDIFPPRWSFVVAASTIPGVTLWVVGWTISAVDVARTGVAVLGLGVIILTVAILVALVRKLKPRPLSTSG
- a CDS encoding Cupin 2 conserved barrel domain protein (PFAM: Cupin domain~InterPro IPR013096~PFAM: Cupin 2, conserved barrel), which gives rise to MATDDRWGPFEPGKFGTSQKILVERSGGAVKLMKFEAGASFPAHTHPDRTEWIWVVEGRSKPKWRAQSSG
- a CDS encoding Rieske (2Fe-2S) iron-sulfur domain protein (PFAM: Rieske [2Fe-2S] domain~COGs: COG2146 Ferredoxin subunits of nitrite reductase and ring-hydroxylating dioxygenase~InterPro IPR017941~KEGG: bts:Btus_0578 Rieske (2Fe-2S) iron-sulfur domain protein~PFAM: Rieske [2Fe-2S] iron-sulphur domain~SPTR: Rieske (2Fe-2S) iron-sulfur domain protein), with product MTTSAPWIRACRVDDIDPAIPYFVEINNQPLALYRVGDDVFATDDTCSHQEASLSEGSYAGYIVTCPRHGGQFDIRTGQAVKMPAVSPITVFPVKVVDGDVYVAVDKSGPLD
- a CDS encoding Hemerythrin HHE cation binding domain protein (PFAM: Hemerythrin HHE cation binding domain~COGs: COG3945 conserved hypothetical protein~InterPro IPR012312~KEGG: ppn:Palpr_2096 hemerythrin hhe cation binding domain protein~PFAM: Haemerythrin/HHE cation-binding motif~SPTR: Hemerythrin HHE cation binding domain protein), coding for MDLIARLTEEHQDYVIKLSTLAETIEGIRINGRGDYFIETLDGLLVPLTSQLDDHARREEDFLFPRILERAPDSPIPVMLEDHEAIREASQGFARGYLLWRDGDDDAFNRWVTFAETLRGTFSAHMQKENLILFPLARRVLSADEIARLVPDESR